GACACCTCAATGAGATTTCTGTCAGGATCGCGGAAGTAGATGGACATAATCGGCCCTTTTGCTCCTGTTCTGGGTACTGGGCCCTCCTCAATGGGGACATCGAAAGCCTGAATGGAGTGTGCAGAAAAGACAAAAGTCATGTGTCACAGATATATGAGATCAAAACTTAAGGAATTCCTTAAGAATCCcgtcttcttccttccctgccccAGCGCTCTAGGGGTTGAACTTACACACGTTACAACCATAGCCAGAGTTTAATTCCTAATAGTGTCCAGAATGCCTGGTTTCTGACCCCATCTACTGGCATTTTCCCTCCCTCATTCTACTCAAGATATATGGCCTTGGGCAGACTATGTAATTGCCTTGAACCTCAATTTCCTCAATTCATAAATTGGGGGTGACAGTAGTATTAGTAAGCAAGAATTTAAGTGTAGTACCTGAATGAAAGTCtgtattcattgttttttttttttttctaaacagcgctggaaattgaacccacaGCTTCCTGTGGGAccagcaagcattctaccactaagctatgtTCCCAGACCTGTTACTGTTGgttttaattgctttctttttatgacaacataaaatgtttgttttgttggtttggtttggttttttgagacagggtttctctgtgttacagtcctggctgtcctggaagttgatctgtaggccaggctggcctcgaactcacagagatccacctgcctcggcctcctaagtgctgggattaaaggtgtgtgccaccatggcctggctctgattaaattttaatgtagtttttctttttttaaaaaagatttatttattatgtatacaactttctgcctccatttatacccacacgccagaggagggagccagatctctttacagatggtttggagccaccatgtggttgctgggaattgaactcaggacctctggaagagcagccagtgctcttaaccactgagccatctctccagcccttttttttgctttttcaagacaggatttctctgtggctttttggagcctgtcctggaactagctcttgtagaccaggctggtctcgaactcacagagatctgcctgcctctgcctcccaagtgctgggattaaaggcgtgcgccaccactgcccggctttaatGTAGCTTTTCTTACTTAAACATTAACATGACAAACGACTGAGTATGTCAGAACATTATTTACACatattcttctttaaattttatataatttactaTATTAAAAGTCTTGCAAAccaggcagtgctggtgcacacctttaatcttcgggaggcagaggcaggcggatctctgtgagttcgaggccagcctggtctacaagagctagtttcaggacaggaaccaaagctacagagaaaccctgtctttgaaaaaaaagtcttgcaaataaacaaaacttcaaacaccaaaattaaccagacccagttgcttttctgcttctaattctgtagtttttgttttgttttgggtggtGGATAAGTGTATAAACTATATTCAATACTGACTTGTGTGTAAAGTGTAATATAAAGCTCCACAGTTCTGAATGCTTATTCTAAGTGTATGGATGTTCATTGAGTTGTAGTATCTCTTTCTAATTCATTTTGGTTCCGTGACATTGACATCAATCAAAGGAGCAAGTAGATAACTGCACAGGCAGGACATCGATGCGATGGCATCTCTTGTGTCTGTCACAATTCTGTCTTGGCAGTATCTacctccatcctcccctcccaGTCCCCGATCCCCCCTCATCCCAAATCCcctcctgttcctctttttgttaAGGCTAGACTTTGTTTATGTGAATGGCATTGCACTCACCTTGAGGCGCTGGATCACCTCCTCCAAAGGTGCTTCCGTGATCAGACAAAGATCCAGGGAGCCCGGAATCGGGTGAGCTGCTTTCGGCTCAAATTCCTTTCCCACCTCATGTAAGTTAAATTTTTGATCTCCAAAACACAATGCCTTCCGGTCTCCCTGTTTAGGAGCGAGAAAGCAGTGTAGAACTGAGCTGCCAAGATGAGTTTGAACTTACTGCAAAAAATAAGGAGAAAGGGCTGCTACACAATGACCCCTTGATCCATCTAGCATACTGCAAATTAGtgtctgtgcatgcctgtgtgcacacacagaggccaaaagaaggttcTGATTCCTCAGGGCTGGAGTTCAAGGTATTTGTGAAATGCCTGGCTTGTTATTTGAGTCTTAGGACCTGAACCATCCAGTCTTCGTGATtgagcagccagggcttttaatctccaagccatctctccagcccaacagtctttaaatttttcttaaaaaaacatttttttttggctaggtgtggtgggacatacctttaattccagcactttgaaggcagaaACTGGCAGATCTCTATCAATtgagagccagcctggtctacagagcaagtcctagGTCATCTAGCACTACACAGAAGTCTCAAAGGTACTCATTGACAGCAGTGCCCAGTAATATTTGCACACTTATTTGTGTGGAGGTGGATGTTGTGTGCTGAAgccagagggcaactttcaggacccattctctccttccacgatGCTGGTTCCAAGGATCGAACTAgttcaggtagtcaggcttgcTGGTGAGTGCCTTTACCCATTTAGCCTCCTtaccacacaccacactcaccACCATTTTCTTCAGGGACAAAAATCTcctgtggtccaggctggtcttgaacccactaTGAATCAAGGGCTGACTTTAAACTCCttatcctcctttctttttctttttagtttttcgatacagggtttttctgtgtagccctagctgtcttgaaactcactctgtagaccaggctggcctctcagagatccaccagcctctgcctcccgagtactgggattaaagacatgcgccaccactgcctggccactcctgatcctcttgcctccaacTCCATGTGTTTAGATCACCATTATGGCCAGCTtctcttttatgtttttgagatttatttatttgttgaatgtgtgcatatgtctgagcgtatgtgtgtacacatgtgtgtacagcgctcacaaaggccagaagatgtCAAgtacctcctggaactggaatgacaGGCAGGTGTGTGTTCCCAGTGTGAGAGCTGTATtggaatctgggtcctctagaggaatagcaagctctcttaactgccGTACCAGAACTcccaacttctttttctttttcttattctttttcttttcctgagacagcatcttactatgtagcttggCCTCACACTCTCAAAACTCATTATTTTCCTGCCTTATGCTGGTCTTGCAAGTGTGCCTCACCGTGTTTGTTCCAGGCATCTGCTCTTAGTGAGTGCTCCATGGGTGGGCAGCCTTGTGTGTTTCTTGTTAGAATGTCCATTTCGCCAAGTGTTTAAAAATCCACccatgggctgggcagtggtggcctttaatcccagcactgggggaggcagagacaggcgaatctctgtgagttcaaggccagctaggtctacagagtgagttccaggacagccagggttacagagaaactgtgtcttgaaaaaaacaacaaaaaacaaaacaaaacaaaaaaccaatccATGGCAGAGATACCACTCTGTCTACCCaggtttctctctccttccttccctccctctccttcttccttccttccctccctctccttcttccttccttcctccctccctcccttccttcctatctttctgtctttgtctctgtgtctctttcctttctttgggatcTTATTATGTTGCTTAGATTAGCCTGAAACGCTTGGACTCAAGTGGTCCTGCTTCAATCTACTGCATATCTTCCCcacccttttattatttttccttataaGAACAGCTCAAATTTCTGTACAGTCATTGGTTTGTTCCCAAGctttctaaaaacaagtccatctTAAGTCAGGAGTGATGacatacttataatcccagcatttaggaccTCTAGTCAGGAGGATAAAGTTTGACTTAACCTTGTGCTCCCttgctcaaaaacaaaacaaaatcaaaaggaaccaagcaaacaaacctcACTTCTGTTCCCCGCATTCCTGGCTAAGAGGCCATTGTGTGAGGGAGACCTTCTGAGTTGTGCTCAGCAGGGAGTGGTTGCTGGTGGGGTTTCTAGGAATCTCCCTGCCCACTGAGCCAGGGCTTTGTGCCTATTCATTTCCTCCTAATGACACTTTCGTCTGACTGCTTGTTCAATTGAGAGAAAAAGACAACTGTCTCATTTAATCCATGGTAGTTCTCTCCTTTGCCCCTCCAAACAGTCCATAACTGatgcatattcttttttaaagatatatttttttatatgtgtaggtgttttgtctacatgtatatatgcataccacatgcatgcttcGTACCCATGGAGATTAGAAGAAgatgttgggttccctggaactggagttatttatgattgtgagctgccatgtgggtgctaaaaactgagcccagatcctctgcaagaacagccatgGCTGTAGCCACTACCTGTTTCTTGGTTTACCACCTTCGTGTATTTTGTCCTCACTCTGCCAAGACCGAGGCGAGTTTAGCTCAATAGTATTACTTCCCCCTTCAactgcaacactcaggaggcagagacaggcggatctctgtgatttcaaagccagcctggtctacagagtgagttccaggacagtcagggcttcacagagaaaccctgtctcaaaaaaccaaaaataaatagctgattctgtatatattttttcagatGCTAGGgaataatgctttctttttataaataaccACTGTCACCTTGtcatctcctgtctcttccttctttatAGCCCTTAGCACTTGCCATTTCTGTTATGATTTCATGATCTCTTTCTTCATCCCCACAATTGAGACTCCATTGCACTCCTACAGCAAGGGCAGTTTGGCCCAGTATACAGTTCTGTAAAAGCTGTTTGCTCAAAGCCTTTTACATATCTGCTCCCAGACTGGGGGGTTCCCTGTGATGCAGCACTCACCTAGCAGGCATGACATCCCAGATTCCATTTTCTAGACTGTTAagactgcctttaatcccagtactcaggaggcagaggcagcggatctctgtgagttcaaagccagcctggtctacagagtgagttccaggacagccagagatgttacactgagaaattctcttttaaacgactaaaaagaaagaaagataaacgCATTGCTGATTATCTTCCTGGATCTGGTGTTGCTGATATTGGGGACTGCAGAGATGCTCACTGGCTAACAGCACTTGCtactctagcagaggacctgagttcagttcccagcacccacatggtggctcacaaccgtttGAAACTCCAGTTATAGGGGATCCAACAActgtttctgacctctgtggacagtTCACACACAAtgtgcaaaacactcataaataaaaactttttttctggaattttttattgatatttattgagcgctacatttttctctgttcccctcctcccttcaatcctcccccaaggtccccatgctcccaatttactcaggagatcttgtctttttctactttctacttcccatgtagattagatctatgtagtctctcttagtgtctgcattgttgtctaaattctctggaattATGGTTTGTACACtggttttctttaatttatgtttaaaaaccacctatgagtgagtacatgtgataattatattactgtgtctgtgttacctgactcaaaatgat
The sequence above is a segment of the Chionomys nivalis chromosome X, mChiNiv1.1, whole genome shotgun sequence genome. Coding sequences within it:
- the Glod5 gene encoding glyoxalase domain-containing protein 5, which produces MSGPTSETQLQRNSSQTPSPGLIHRLDHVVMTVRSIEDTITFYSKILGMEVTTFKGDRKALCFGDQKFNLHEVGKEFEPKAAHPIPGSLDLCLITEAPLEEVIQRLKAFDVPIEEGPVPRTGAKGPIMSIYFRDPDRNLIEVSNYVTS